Sequence from the Phosphitispora fastidiosa genome:
ATTTTCCCTCACAGGCTGCAATTACTGCCGAAAGGGCAATGCTCAGGAAGCTTGAAGGCGGCTGCCAGATTCCTATCGGATCGCTTGGGACCGTTACCGGTGACAAGCTGACCCTGGAGGGTGTTGTGGCAGGCCTGGACGGTAAGGAACTAATCAAGGCAAGTGTATCCGGTCCTGTTGGTGATGCTGCTGTACTTGGACAGCAGCTGGCTGACAAGCTCATTGAGATGGGAGCGGACCGAATCCTAAAATCTGTAAGGCAGGAGTTATTATAATTATGGAAAATGGCAGAGTCTATTTGGTAGGCGCGGGTCCCGGAGACCCCAAACTTATTACTGTAAAAGGCCTGGAATGTATTCAGACCGCAGATGTCATTGTATATGACCGGTTGTCCAGTCCCCGGCTGCTGTCTCATGCTAAACCGGGAGCGGAACTGATTTATGCGGGAAAGTCTCCTGTCAGGCATACCCTCAAGCAGGACGAGATTAACCGGGTCCTGGTTGATAAGGCCCAGGAAGGGAAAACAGTTACCCGGCTCAAGGGTGGCGACCCCTTTGTTTTTGGCAGGGGGGGCGAGGAGGCGGAATTCCTCCTGGAAAATAATATTCCCTTTGAGGTAGTGCCCGGAATAACTTCCGGGATAGCAGTTCCCGCTTATGCCGGAATTCCGGTAACCCACCGTGATTTTAATTCCACTCTGGCAATTATTACCGGAAATGAAGACCCCACCAAAGAGGATACATCAGTCGAATGGGATAAGGTGGCCACCGGATGTGGGACTATCGTATTCTATATGGGCATGAGCAATCTTCCTTATATAGTGGAAAAGCTCACTGCCAACGGGAGACCTCCGGAAACTCCGGCAGCAGTTATCAGATGGGGCACCAGGCCGGAACAGAAAACGGTGACCGGCGTCCTCAGCAACATTGTGGAAAAGGCCAGGGAGGCCCAGATGGGACACCCGGCAATAATTGTGGTTGGTGAAGTGGTTTCTCTGAGGGAAAAACTGATGTGGTTTGAACAGAGACCGTTATTTGGGCAAAGAGTTCTGGTGACCCGTTCCCGCAGCCAGGCCAGTGCGCTGGCCCGGGAAATTGAGCTTTTGGGCGGTGAACCCTGGGAGTTTCCGACCATTGAAATCACAGCTCCCGAGGATTACGGACCGCTGGACAGAGCTATTACGGATATTGACTCATATGACTGGCTGGTCCTGACCAGTGTCAATGGTGTCCAGTCTTTTATGAATCGCATGAGGGAGATTAAAAAAGATGTCAGATGCCTGAAGGATACCAAGATTGCTGCCATTGGCCCCAAAACCAGGGAAGAGATTGAGAAATATGGGGTCTTTTGCGAATTTATGCCTGAGGAGTTTGTGGCTGAAGCAATAATTGACATCTTCCGGGAACACGATCTCAGAGGCAAGCGATTCCTGCTGCCGCGTGCTGATATCGCCAGGAAGGTGCTGCCTGATACCCTTGAATCCATGGGGGCGATAGTTGATGAGGTAACTGCCTACCGGACGGTGATGGGTTCCGGAGATAGCGCCGAGGTTATTAAAATGCTGGAGGAGAAGCGGATACATGTCCTCACCTTCACAAGTTCGTCAACTGTGAAGAATTTTGTCAGGAAAATCGGGGCAGATAATATCCCCAGACTTACAGAAGGTGTTATAGTTGCCAGTATCGGGCCGATTACTTCAGCGGCAGCCCGGGAACTGGGCCTTGAGGTTGCTGTTGAGGCCGAGGTATATACTATAGATGGCCTGGTGCAGGCTGTTTTGGACTATATAAAAACACAGGAGGCGGAGTAAATGAGTTTTCCGGTTGTAAGGGCGAGGAGGCTGAGAAGTTCTGAGAATATGCGCCGTCTGGTCAGGGAAAACCGCCTGACAACTGATGACCTCATATATCCCCTGTTCGTAACAAACGGTGATGGTGTCAATAATCCAGTTGCTTCAATGCCAGGGGTTTTTCAGCAGTCAGTTGACAATATTTTAAAGGAAACAGATGAGATTGTAAAACTGGGCATTCCCGGGGTGCTGCTGTTTGGCATCCCTGCCTACAAAGATGCCCAGGGTTCTTCGGCTTATGATGATAATGAAGCAGTCCAGCGCGCTATCAGGGAAATAAAGCAGAAATATCCTGAGCTTTTGGTGATTCCGGACCTTTGTATGTGTGAATACACCAGTCACGGGCATTGCGGTCTCCTTGACGAGAAGGGTAATGTGCTGAATGACCAGACAATTGAGATTCTGGCCAAGATTGCCTTGTCATATGCAATGGCCGGAGCAGATATGGTAGCCCCTTCAGATATGATGGACGGGCGGGTTGCCGCAATCAGGAAGGCCCTTGATGCCAATGGTTACAGTAATATACCGATTATGTCTTATTCAGCCAAGTATGCTTCAGGTTTTTACGGGCCGTTCCGGGATGTTGCCGAATCAACCCCACAGTTTGGTGACCGCAGGGGCTATCAGATGGACCCGGCGAACGGTGATGAGGCTCTGAAGGAAGTTTGGCTTGACGTGGAAGAAGGGGCGGATATTGTGATGGTTAAACCGGCCCTGCCTTACCTTGACATTATCAGGAGAATTAAAGATGAATTCAATATGCCTGTGGCAGCTTATAATGTCAGCGGCGAGTTTGCCATGATTAAGGCAGCTGTCCAAAACGGCTGGCTTGACGAAAAAAGAGTGGTCATGGAAGCCCTGACGGGTATGAAAAGGGCCGGGGCAGATATTATAATTACCTATCATGCAAAAGATGTTGCCAAATGGCTGAAGGAGGAACAGTAATGATCATTTCCTGGAATACGACAAATCAATGCAACATGTACTGTGATCACTGTTACCGGGATGCCGGCGCCAGGGCAGATGAAGAACTGAATACCGAGGAAGGGAAGGCCCTGCTTGACGAGATTAAAAAAGCCGGGTTCAAAATCATGATATTCAGCGGCGGGGAACCGTTTATGAGGCCAGACATCTTCGAACTGGTTGAATACTCAAAAAGTCTGGGCCTGATTACGGTTTTCGGTACCAATGGCACCCTGATTACCCCCGAGGTGGCTCAAAGGTTGAAAGAAATCGGTGTGGATGGGGTTGGCATCAGCCTGGACAGCCTGGATAGGGAGAAACACGACCGGCTCAGGAAGTTTAAAGGAGCCTGGGACGGGGCTGTACAGGGAATGAAGAACTGCCATGCTGCCGGGGTTCCTTTCCAGATTCATACTACCCTGATGGACTGGAACTGGAACGAGGCCGAGGCAATTACAGATTTTGCTATTGAGCTGGGGGCTAAGGCCCACCACTTCTTCTTCCTGGTTCCTACCGGAAGGGCCAAAAATATTGAAGAAGAGTCCCTCAGGGCTGAACAATACGAAGAAATTCTGACCCGGATTATGAAGAAACAGCAGCAGGTTGATATTGAACTGAAACCCACCTGTGCGCCCCAGTTCATGAGGATTGCCAAACAGATGGGGATGGACCTCAGGTTTGGGCGCGGCTGCCTGGCGGGGACCTCATACTGCATTATCGGTCCTAAGGGCAAGGTTCAGCCGTGTGCCTATATGGACATGGAGGTCGGCAATGTCAGGGAAACCCCATTCAGTGAAATATGGACTGACAGTGAGGTTTTCCGGACCCTGAGGACACTGGATTACAAGGGTGGCTGCGGCAGTTGCGGCTATAAGAAAATCTGCGGCGGCTGCCGTGCCAGAGCCGCATTTTACAATGACGGCGACTATATGGCTGAAGAACCATGGTGCTTGTATCAGGGGAGAAAAGGTTATTGAGGGCGTAGGCCGCAATGACAGCTAACACAAATAGGGTAGAGAGGCACCGGGCTGCCCGGACTGATTGGCAGCCGAGGTACTTCTCTACCTTTTACATAATTAAAAGTAAACCTGTGGGAACAATAAATGTGCGCTTATTTCCGGCGCAAATCTAGTGAAAGGCGGTACAAATAATGCATAAAGGCTACAGTCAATCTGTCAAACTTTTTGAGGAGGCCCAAAAATATATTCCGGGTGGAGTCAATAGTCCTGTAAGGGCTTTTAAATCTGTCGGACACGACCCTGTTTTCATCGAGAAAGCCAATGGCTCCAAAATTTATGATGCTGACGGAAATGAGTACATAGACTATGTAGGGTCTTGGGGCCCCATGATTCTCGGACACCAGCATCCTGAGGTTGTTGCGGCCCTCAAAGCATACCTGGATAAAGGAACCAGCTATGGAGCGCCAACCGAACTGGAGACTGAAATGGCTAAAACCATTATTGCTGCCTTTCCGGCTATGGATATGGTCAGGATGGTTAATTCAGGAACAGAGGCTACAATGAGCGCCTTAAGGGCTGCCCGGGGATATACCGGGAGGAACAAGATAGTCAAGTTTGAGGGTTGTTATCATGGACATGCCGATTCCCTGCTTATTAAGGCAGGTTCAGGAGCGCTGACTCTTGGAGTCCCCACCAGCCCGGGGGTGCCGGAGAATATCGCTGTGAACACAATTACGGCCCAGTTTAATAACCTGGACACAGTAAAAAAGATATTTGAAATAGAGGGTGAGGACATTGCGGCCGTTATCGTAGAGCCGGTAGCCGGCAATATGGGAGTCGTCCCGCCCCAACCCGGATTTCTGGAAGGACTCCGGGAAATAACGGGGAAATATGGCGCCCTGCTGATATTTGATGAAGTAATGACAGGGTTCAGGGTGGCCTATGGCGGAGCTCAGCTGCGTTTTGGCATTGAGCCTGACCTGACCTGCCTGGGTAAGGTTATCGGAGGCGGTCTCCCGGTAGGCGCCTATGGCGGAAGACAGGAAATCATGTCAAGGATTGCTCCCTCAGGCCCCATTTACCAGGCCGGTACCCTGTCAGGGAACCCCCTGGCAATGACAGCAGGGCTGGTTACCTTAAAACAACTGCAAAAACCCGGTATCTATGACGAACTGGAGAAAAAGGCTTCCCGGCTGGCAGCAGGACTTGCTGATGCGGCAGATAAGGCCGGCGCTGTTGCCTCCTTTAACAGGGTCGGCTCAATGGTATGTACCTTTTTCACCGGTGAGCAGGTGACCGATTTCGCGACTGCCTGCAGCTCTGATACCAACAAATTTGCTGCCTTCTTCAGGATCATGCTGGAAAAGGGTATTTACCTGGCGCCGTCACAGTTTGAGGCAGCCTTTGTCTCCCTGGCCCATACTGATGCAGACATTGACCGGACAGTTGCTGCGGCTTCTGAGGCCTTTCGTGAAGTCTTATAGAAGATTAAAAAATTACTCCTAAAGAGGGAGATATTTCAAAAAAAGAGAGGAAAAACGTTAATTTTTGTCGAATAATTAAAAATTGGTAAGGAGTGGGTAGGGTGGTAAACAGGAAGAACCTTATCACAATTCTGCTTGCAGTGGCCTTGGTGTTTGTTATTTATTTTAATATCAACCGGACTCAACACGGGAACCCTGAGGAGTGGATGAAGGAACACGGTGTGATTACGGAACGCCGCGGGGACCCTGAGAGATTTTGCCTGGACTGCCACAGTAAAAAGTTCAGCCATACCAAGGAAAACTTCTGTAATAAGTGTCATATACCAAATAATGTTGAACCGGTAAAGTAATAATTTATTGTGCAGAGAGGTAGAACACTATGGCGGATGCATATGAAACATTTCTGGATGGCTTACGGAGAAAAAAAGGTCTGGATTTAACCGGTTACAAACGTCCCCAGATGGAGAGGCGTATCAACAGTCTGATGCGGAGTCTGAAAATCACTGATTACGGCATATATCTGGGTCTGCTGGAAAAAGAAATAGCCCATTGGAGGAAGTTTCTTGATACATTAACTATTAATGTATCAGAATTCTACAGGAACCCTTCTCAGTGGCAGGTCCTGGAAGAAAAGATTCTGCCTGAACTGATTCAGGCGTCCCGGTCGTTGAAAATATGGAGCGCGGGGTGTTCCACCGGTGAAGAGCCCTATACCCTAACTATGGTGATGATGAACCGTTTTCCCCATATAAACTTCACTATGCTGGCCACCGATGTTGATGACGAGGTGCTAAACAAAGCCAGGACGGGAGTATATAATGATAAGGCTGTCCTGAATCTGCCTCAGAATTATATTAATGGGAATTTTACTAAGGAAGGCAGCAACTTCAAAATAAAAGATGAAGTAAAAAAAAGAGTCAATTTTATGAAACACAACCTTTTGACAGATGCTTTTGACAGAAATTTTGATTTGATTCTGTGCCGGAATGTGGTTATCTATTTTACAGAGGAAAGTAAGGCCCAGCTTTACCGGAAGTTTTATACCGGATTGAAACAAAATGGAATCCTTTTTACAGGGAGTACCGAACAGATATTTCAGGCCAGGGAAATTGGCTTTTCTCTTGTATCATCTTTTTTCTACAAGAAAGGTGACTGAGGAAAGGTAATCAAACAATGATTTCAATTTGCCCTTAACGGAGAGGGGGGTTAAATTATGTCTGGTGAAACAATTTTTGCCCTGGATATCGGCACCAGGTCAATTACCGGTGTCATCATGCAGGAGACAACCAAAGGTCTTGAAATTTTGGCAGCAGAACAAAGGGAGCACCAAAACAGGGCTATGATTGACGGACAGATACATGATATTGAACAGGTGGCCGAATCAATTAAGGCGATTAAGGACAAGCTTGAGAACAGACTTGGCCAGACCCTTAAACAGGCTGCTGTGGCAGCCGCAGGAAGGGCTCTGAAGACTACAAGGCTTAATGTGAGTGCAGATATTCCAGAATTCCGGGAGATACACCGGGATGATATCCTCAGGCTTGAACTTCAGGCGGTACAGGAAGCTCAAAGCCGTTTGGCAAATGAGGAAGATACCCAGACAGCAGAGTCCCTGAATTATCACTGTGTCGGCTACAGTGTAGTTTATTATGAGCTGGATGGCTATAAAATCGGCAGCTTATACAGTCAGAAGGGCAGGAATATGAGTGTTGAGGTTATTGCAACTTTTCTGCCCAGGGTTGTTGTCGATTCTCTCTTTGCTGCTTTGCAGCAGGCAGGTTTGGAAATGGCCAGCCTGACCCTGGAGCCTATTGCCGCAAGTGCGGTGGTGGTGCCGCCCAGTATGAGACAGCTAAATATTGCACTTGTTGATATAGGGGCCGGAACTTCGGATATTGCTATTACCGACGATGGGTCCATAGCCGGTTACGGAATGGTTCCGGTAGCCGGTGATGAAATAACAGAGAAGATTTCTGAAATATACCTGCTTGATTTTAACACGGCAGAGAGGATTAAGCGGTCCCTGCAGGATAACAGTGACATTGGTTTTACCGATGTCCTGGGAATTGAGCATACTGTTTCCGCCAGGGAGGTTCTTGATATTGTCGGAGAAGCTGTCCAGGATTTAACGAAACAGATAAGTGATAAAATAATTGAACTTAACGGAAAGACCCCGCAGGCCGTTATTTGTATTGGCGGAGGAAGCCTTACTCCTCTATTAAAGGATATGCTGGCAGACAATATTGGGCTTACCAGGCAGAGAGTGGCAGTCAGGGGCCGGGAGGCGATTGCAGAGGTGTTCGGTACCCAGGAACTGATGGGGCCTGAGGCCGTAACTCCAATTGGAATAGCTGTGACAGCATATGAACATAAGGGCCTTGGGTTTGCCAAGGTGATGGTTAATGACCGGCAGATCCGGCTTTTTGAGGTCAACCGGGGTACAGTGGCCGATGCCCTGCTGGCAGCAGGCATCAGTATGCGCAAGACACAACCGCGGCTGGGAATGGCCCTTACTTTGACGGTCAACGGAGATTTAAAGATCATCAAAGGCGGCAGAGGCAAACCGGCAGTTATCCGGCTGAACGGGGAAGACGTTACCATTGATGTCCCGGTAAAACATAATGATATCATAGAATTTGTTGAGGCCCGGGATGGTGAAAACGCCCGGGGACACATTTACGATCTGGTGCCCCACATCTTTGCTTTGAATATTTCTGTTAACAGCGAACCTTTTGTGATTAACCCGGTGATTACTATGAACGGTAAACCTGCGGCCTACCACGAAGAGCTCGTGGATAATGCCAGGGTAGTCCATTATTTACCCAGGACTGTGACAGAGGTCCTGGAAATAGCGGGCTGTGCTGATTCCGGTGACGATTGCTACATATATATTAACGAGCGTTTGGTTGATTCCATGGCTGAAGTTAATGACGGGGATGACATAATCCTGGAAAGGGCTGCTGAACCAATACCGACCGGTGAACCAATGCCAAACGTTGAGCCTGTTCCAGGAGATGATACCGGCGATATCCAAACTGAGCCGGATACTGCGGCAGAGCCAATGAAAGCGGCGGAGCTTGCAGAGCATGCAGAGACGGCAGAGCATGCAGAGACAGTAGAGTATGCAGAGACAGTAGAGCATGCAGAGACAGTAGATCCGGCAGGTGAGGACGAATCTAATGTCCCCAGGTTTACTATTGTCACGGTTAATAATGAAACGGTAGAAATTCCTGGGGTGGATGCTATTCTTACAGATGTACTGACACGGACCAATCTTCAGTTAATACCTCCCGAAACCGGAATGAGACTTGAACTAAAAGTTAACGGGAGCTCCGCTGAATTTACAACGCCACTTAAAGATGGTGACAATGTATTATTAGAATGGAAATAATAATATTTTGGAAAAAAAATTTCGATTTGACGGTATTCGACATTTTCTCTGAAGGATATTTGCAATAATTCCTAGAAGAAAACATAAAAAAAACACAGTTTGGGACAGATTAACAATCCAACCACAATAAAGTGTGGGAGAGATGAAAATGTGGACAAACCGTCGGGAATTCCGGAAAAAGATCCGGGAAAAACAGAGAGAAATGTACAGTTTGGTAAAGAATAAGGGTCTAAATGACCCGGATGTGTACAACAAGAGCTGTGAAATTGACTGTTTGATAGTAGAGTATATGAAAAGATATAACTGTTTTATCAGTACAACATTATTTAATAATTATTATAATTAGGGCTTTTGATACAGTTGCTCAATTGGGATTAATATTTCTTTACCGGACACCCTGTTTACATTGGCTTGTAACGTATAAATATAATAAGCTAACCGCATATTTTTTTACCGTAAAGGCAAACCTACCGAAAGTTAGGGACGCAAAGCCATGGGTCTAAAGCTTTTGCTATGACAGCCAGGCTGCCGAAAAACTGATCCGTCTGCTTTTCCGGCAAGCAAGGCGGAATTTTTATTTCCTAAAATGACGAAAGTGACGAAAATGACAGGAGAGGGGGCAGGTCTATGCGCAAAATATCTGTAAGCAAGCTGCAGTCAGGGATGATTTTGGGGAAAAGTCTTTATTCAGCCAATGGGAGCGTCTTGCTTTCTGCCGGGAGTGAACTTAACCCTGCATATGCCAAAAGGCTGCAGGCCCTGGGTTACCCGACAATCATTATTATTGACGGTTTTTGCCGGGACATCGAGTTCCCCGATGTAGTTTCTGACAGTACAAGATTAGACGGGATTATAACATTGCGAAGGGTTTTTGAAGAGGCTAAAAAGTACCAAAAGGTAGATACCAAACTGATTAAGGATCTGGTAAACAGGCTGGCAGACGAGGTTCTGCAGAACAGGCAGCTGCTTTTTGAATTTTGTGATATCCGCTCTTATGACAGTTACCTGTATGCCCACTGCCTGAATGTATGTATCCTGTCACTGCGCATCGGTCTGGCCTTAAACTATAACGAGGTTCAGTTGCGGGACCTGGGAGTGGGGGCAGTTATGCACGATATCGGGTCCATGTATGTTGATCCCAAGGTGGTGGAAAAACCGGGCCGGCTTTCGCCCGAAGAATTCAGTCAAATGCAGCAGCACAGCATCAAAGGTTTTAACCTCCTGAGAGACCAGAAAGATGTTAACCTGCTGGCAGCACATGTTGCTTTTCAGCATCATGAACGCATAGATGGTACTGGTTACCCGAGAGCCCTAAAGAATACTGACATCTGTGAATTTGCCAGGATTGCAGCCATTGCTGACCTGTTTGATGCCCTTACCAGTGAGCGGAAACACCGGAAGGCTTACAGCACCTGTGAGGCTATAGAACTGATGAATGAAGAAGCAGGGCTGAAAATAGACAGCTCATTAATGGAGCTTTTTCTGCAAAATGTCGCCCGGTATGCTGCCGGTTCTTTGGTGGAGCTTAGCTCGGGTGAGATAGGGCTTGTTGTATGCAATAGGCGCATTCACCCAGAGAAGCCTGTGGTGAGGATACTTACCGATAGCAATAAAATTCCTGCCGGTCCTGATTACGTTCAGGAAATTGAATTAGTTAAAGAAACCGGCCTGAATATAGCAAGGGCGCTGCAGGATGACAGTGGATTTGCCGATGAACTTGGGGTTATCTATAATCAGGGGCAAAAGGTTGTAAATTCGTAGGCGGAAGGAGATTACCGCAAAACCATGAAAATACTGGTTGTCACGGCAGCAATTATAGAAAATAATGGTAAGTTCCTCATTGCCCAAAGGAAAAAAGGCTCTCACCAGGGGATGAAATGGGAGTTCCCCGGAGGCAAGGTAGAGCAGGGAGAAGATCCCGAAGCCTGCCTGATAAGAGAAATCAAGGAGGAGCTTGACATTAATGTTGAAGTGGGAGATATTTTCAAGGTCGTCTCCCACATCTATGAGGACAGGCAGGTTATCCTGCTCTGCTACCTTTGCAGCCTAAAGGGCGGCCAGCCGTCCTGCATCGACTGCCAGGACTGGAAGTGGGCTGACCCTGAGGAAATGATGGGATATGAATTTGCCCCGGCAGATATCCCGGTTGTGCGGAAGTTGCTGGGTCAGTAAAACCTGGGCTTATTATTTTTCAATTGTAATCTGGATAGGGGTAGATGTATTCGGCCTTGCGGAACACATCTACCCCTATTCAACAACACAAGTGAAAAATAGTAAAGCCAAGTAATAATAGAGCGGGTGTCCCAAATGGGGCACCCGCTCTGGATTAGGCCTATGAATTAGGGAGGGGCAGATATGGTTCCGGAACGATGAGACTGATGTCCGCTTGTCGGCAATCCGCGTAAGCGGGAGCCGCAAACAAGCGGAATCGTTGCCATCGTGGAGGAATTATATCTGCCCCTCCCTTCAATTTTATAGGCCAAAAGAAAAGGTGTCCCATTATGGGACACCCGCTTGTATTTTGGTAAGCTATTTTATTAGTTGGCGACTGTCTCAAATCCAGGTGATTTGGTAAAGGCTTTAACAGCGCCCATTCCTTCAGTTTTGTCATTCCAGCCCATAGTACCGAACTTGAGGACATAAGATTCATAACCGAGCTGGTTGAGGAACATTGAGGTATAGCTTGCGGTGTGACCGGTGTAGCAGATAACAACAATCTTCTTATCGGTAGGAAGTTTCTTCAGGTTTTCTTCCTTGGCAATAGCGCCATAAGGGATATTAATTGCTCCCGGAACATGGCCTTTGGCATAGTCTTCAGGCTTCTGGATGCTGAGGAGGAAGTAGCTGTCATCTCCACCCTTGATAACTTTTTCATCAATTTCCTGAGGACTTACTGTAGGTCCTCTGCCTGCGGACAGGTAGGCATCGGTAGCTGCGATAATGATTTCTTCAGGAGTCTGAGCGCCGGTGTTAACTTCAGGAATTTCGTTAACAGCCTGAGCTTCAACAGCTTCGGTGTTCACATCAAAACCGGCTGACCCGGCGTAAGGTACAACCGCGCCCATTCCCGGTGATGCTTCGTTCCAGCCGTTCATCCCCATCTTCATTGCATAGGAATCATAACCAAGCTGGTTGAGGAACATTGAGGTATAGCTGGCGGTATGGCCGGTGTAGCAGATAACAACAATCTTCTTATCCTTGGGAAGCTGGG
This genomic interval carries:
- a CDS encoding rhodanese-like domain-containing protein — translated: MLKRKGLYSVMALLIALSLMVTLAGCGGTENSADDPAKEPVENNQPAEEKVVESAAIIEATAAYLGADPAPAPTISAEEVNEKVVQGGDAGYFLLSIQKPEDYAKGHVKGAINIPYAQIAKAESLAQLPKDKKIVVICYTGHTASYTSMFLNQLGYDSYAMKMGMNGWNEASPGMGAVVPYAGSAGFDVNTEAVEAQAVNEIPEVNTGAQTPEEIIIAATDAYLSAGRGPTVSPQEIDEKVIKGGDDSYFLLSIQKPEDYAKGHVPGAINIPYGAIAKEENLKKLPTDKKIVVICYTGHTASYTSMFLNQLGYESYVLKFGTMGWNDKTEGMGAVKAFTKSPGFETVAN